A genomic region of Oryza glaberrima chromosome 1, OglaRS2, whole genome shotgun sequence contains the following coding sequences:
- the LOC127760425 gene encoding AT-hook motif nuclear-localized protein 21-like, producing the protein MGVVTANDAAAAAPGKLRRPSRAAEAALCPCKGRWAPKPPPVAVIAHECPSAMRALVVEVPAGRDVVSCVAAVARRARRGALVLGASGRVADVVLREPAAVVLRGTMEILGLAGCFFPSPPPHAAAEGAPGGGGASAAVFLAGPRGGVLGGGVAPGGLVAAGPVVVVLATFVAAAFDRLPLLKGEETANSEGCDVHGVTRCRRCGAQPPQQQQQRCGWALCRKLGAKS; encoded by the coding sequence ATGGGCGTGGTCACCGcgaacgacgcggcggcggccgcgccgggcAAGCTCCGGCGGCCGAgcagggcggcggaggcggcgctgtgCCCCTGCAAGGGCCGCTGggcgccgaagccgccgccggtggccgtgaTCGCGCACGAGTGCCCCAGcgcgatgcgcgccctcgtcgtGGAGGTCCCCGCGGGGCGAGACGTGGTGTCGTGCGTCGCCGCggtggcgcgccgcgcgcggcgcggcgcgctgGTGCTGGGCGCGTCCGGGCGCGTCGCGGACGTGGTGCTCCGGGAGCCCGCGGCGGTGGTGCTCCGCGGCACCATGGAGATACTGGGCCTGGCGGGGTGCTTCTTCCCGTCCCCACCGCcgcatgcggcggcggagggcgcccccggaggcggaggcgcttCCGCGGCGGTGTTCCTGGccgggccgcgcggcggcgtgctcggcggcggcgtcgcgccgggagggctcgtcgccgccgggccggtggtggtggtgctggccACGTTCGTCGCGGCGGCGTTCGACCGGCTGCCGCTCCTGAAGGGGGAAGAGACCGCGAATTCGGAAGGGTGCGACGTGCATGGCGTCACCAGATGCCGGCGGTGCGGTGCtcagccgccgcagcagcagcagcagcggtgcGGGTGGGCGCTGTGCCGGAAGCTGGGCGCGAAGAGCTAA